The following are encoded together in the Citrus sinensis cultivar Valencia sweet orange chromosome 1, DVS_A1.0, whole genome shotgun sequence genome:
- the LOC102622206 gene encoding FHA domain-containing protein At4g14490-like, whose protein sequence is MEPPAMKLIMVRGPRSGETIEFKPGSKIRIGRIVRGNDVTIKDEGISSKHLIIESVSGKWTIRDLDSCNGTFLNSTTLPPNTPFDLRENDTIKLGDCTTISVQMITMDSQDESVAKPKRNPKRQANVPGTSSVRATRGRTKAEAEPVETLGLEGGQIEDQSKITKKGRERSKDLQEIPLDGGKVKIESEENLEPLEVLGVQVYCKENFRPGKETSKKCQVQVDGKEKTYVTLTAGVRVTRSRMNALNLGCDRGEMAATESKITRKGRGRKKKLQEMPPQSSEVETEGKERLVPEEVSKTCEVQADGNENLKSEEVAKEGDAKETRDKVDDTVDNGVQEQKVDLAKMTLGEWFDYVEVYLRKQILNTTEEMIKEMKNKAERVHKYMIEEKKKKMDKL, encoded by the coding sequence ATGGAGCCACCGGCTATGAAGCTGATCATGGTCCGGGGCCCACGCTCGGGCGAAACCATAGAATTCAAACCCGGATCCAAAATCCGAATCGGCCGAATCGTGCGCGGCAATGATGTCACCATCAAGGACGAAGGCATCTCGTCTAAGCACCTCATTATCGAATCCGTGTCCGGTAAATGGACCATCCGAGACCTGGATTCCTGCAACGGCACCTTTCTTAACTCTACGACGCTTCCACCCAACACCCCCTTCGATCTCCGCGAAAACGACACCATCAAACTCGGAGATTGCACCACCATCTCGGTCCAGATGATCACGATGGACAGCCAGGATGAGTCGGTCGCGAAGCCTAAGAGGAATCCAAAGCGTCAAGCGAATGTGCCCGGGACTTCCAGTGTGAGGGCGACTAGGGGTCGTACGAAGGCGGAGGCGGAACCCGTCGAGACTTTGGGATTAGAAGGTGGACAGATTGAAGATCAgagtaaaattaccaaaaaggGTAGGGAAAGGAGCAAAGATTTACAGGAAATTCCACTGGATGGCGGCAAAGTTAAAATTGAGAGTGAAGAGAATTTGGAACCTCTTGAAGTACTTGGAGTTCAAGTTTAttgtaaagaaaattttagacCAGGTAAGGAAACATCGAAGAAGTGTCAAGTTCAAGTTGATGGTAAGGAAAAGACGTATGTGACCCTGACTGCTGGTGTGAGAGTCACTCGGAGCCGGATGAACGCATTGAATTTGGGATGTGATCGTGGAGAGATGGCGGCGACTGAGAGTAAAATTACTCGAAAAGGTAGAGgaaggaagaagaaattacAGGAAATGCCACCGCAGAGTAGTGAAGTTGAAACTGAAGGGAAGGAACGTCTGGTTCCAGAGGAAGTATCCAAGACTTGTGAAGTTCAAGCTGATGGTAACGAAAACTTGAAATCAGAGGAAGTGGCCAAAGAGGGAGATGCTAAAGAAACTCGTGATAAGGTTGATGATACAGTGGACAATGGGGTTCAAGAGCAGAAGGTGGATTTGGCGAAGATGACACTGGGGGAGTGGTTTGATTATGTGGAGGTTTATTTGCGGAAGCAGATCCTTAATACGACAGAGGAGATGATAAAGGAGATGAAAAATAAAGCTGAGAGAGTTCACAAGTACATGattgaggagaagaagaagaagatggatAAACTTTGA
- the LOC127901109 gene encoding ureidoglycolate hydrolase-like, with protein MSLRFCNSHSLYHLLLVLVIFCSISAIYAKANEDPTIRTMEAFSGYPIHESNSFVTNLASSLSVDAETLQKRIDELSTFSDTPAPSVTRVLYTENDVLARSYIKNLMGLSGLSVREDAVGNIFGRWIGNEAVLAPVATGSHIDAIPYSGKYDGVVGVLGAIEAINVLKRSGFKPRRSLEVIMFTSEEPTRYGISCLGSRLLAGIESLAKDLTSTVDGQNISFLDGARSAGYAKEHNDLSSVFLKKGSYSAFVELHIEQGPILEEEGTSIGIVTAIAAPASMKVDFEGNGGHAGAVLMPNRNDAGLAAAELALAVEKHVLESGSIDTVGTVGILELHPGAINSIPSKSHLEIDTRDIDEKRRNSVIEKIHQSAITIAKNRAVTLSEFKIVNQDPPALSEKSIIEAVEAASKELNLTHKFMISRAYHDSLFMARYR; from the exons atgtctttgCGGTTCTGCAACTCTCACTCACTGTATCATCTTCTTCTGGTTCTCGTAATCTTCTGTTCCATTTCTGCAATCTACGCTAAAGCAAATGAAGACCCAACAATCAGAACTATGGAGGCTTTCTCAGGGTACCCAATTCATGAATCAAACTCATTTGTTACAAACTTGGCTTCTTCACTCTCAGTTGATGCTGAAACTCTCCAAAAACGG ATCGATGAACTGTCAACTTTCTCGGACACTCCTGCCCCATCAGTTACTAGGGTCTTGTACACTGAGAATGATGTATTGGCACGCAG CTACATCAAGAACTTGATGGGGCTTTCAGGTCTCTCTGTTAGGGAGGATGCAGTTGGTAACATATTTGGTAGATG G ATTGGCAATGAAGCAGTGCTTGCTCCAGTTGCAACAGGTTCTCACATTGATGCCATTCCGTACTCTGGGAAGTATGATGGTGTTGTTGGTGTGCTAGGTGCAATAGAAGCCATTAATGTGCTAAAAAG ATCTGGATTCAAGCCTAGAAGGTCACTGGAGGTTATCATGTTCACCTCAGAGGAGCCCACACGCTATGGGATCAGTTGTTTGGGAAG TCGCTTATTGGCAGGAATTGAGTCACTTGCAAAAGATCTGACATCAACAGTTGATGGTCAAAATATATCCTTTTTAGATGGTGCAAGATCTGCTGGATACGCAAAAGAGCACAATGACCTATCCAGTGTGTTTTTGAAGAAAGGAAGTTACTCTGCTTTTGTTGAATTGCATATAGAGCAGGGACCCATTCTGGAAGAGGAAG GTACATCAATTGGTATAGTGACTGCGATTGCAGCTCCTGCAAGTATGAAAGTAGATTTTGAAGGCAATGGAGGGCACGCGGGTGCTGTCTTGATGCCGAATAG GAACGATGCTGGTCTGGCTGCTGCAGAACTAGCGCTAGCTGTCGAGAAACATGTTCTAGAATCTGGATCCATTGATACCGTTGGTACAGTCG GTATTCTGGAGCTGCATCCTGGTGCAATCAACAGCATACCAAGCAAGTCACACTTAGAAATTG ACACACGAGACATTGATGAAAAGCGAAGAAATAGTGTGATTGAAAAAATCCATCAGTCTGCAATTACAATTGCTAAAAATCGTGCGGTCACTCTATCTGAATTCAAAATCGTAAATCAGGATCCACCAGCTCTTTCTGAGAAATCAATAATTGAGGCAGTGGAAGCAGCGTCAAAAGAACTTAATTTAACACATAAGTTTATGATAAGCAGAGCTTACCATGATTCACTCTTTATGGCCAGGTATAGATAG
- the LOC107178441 gene encoding pentatricopeptide repeat-containing protein At3g22470, mitochondrial-like — protein MSTLLEALCLDGKLFDAVELFDKLTESGFEGNGICPDVIVYSSLINRLCSFNRLKEAVEYSDKMVARGISAELVNYNSLIHGFCRMGFCKEMKGLELDGFTYNVMINCYCKSLKTEKAISLFQEMLHKGLKPDKVGYNLLITELRQVGCLSPNLFTYSALIDGIFKNGHVEEAIALLQSLERDKKELNIEVYSVVIDGLCRVGRLEARKKLDKLSEKYLVPDVVTFNILINGICKKEMIMETDMLLVQMEK, from the exons ATGAGTACTCTGCTTGAGGCTTTGTGTTTGGATGGTAAATTGTTTGATGCGGTTGAGTTGTTTGATAAATTGACTGAGTCAGGTTTTGAAG GAAATGGTATTTGCCCCGATGTCATTGTTTACAGTTCGTTGATTAACAGGTTGTGTAGCTTTAATAGATTGAAGGAAGCTGTTGAGTATTCTGATAAAATGGTTGCTCGAGGGATTTCCGCTGAATTAGTCAATTACAACTCACTGATTCATGGTTTTTGTCGAATGGGATTTTGCAAGGAG ATGAAGGGACTTGAGCTCGATGGTTTTACCTACAATGTAATGATTAATTGCTACTGCAAGAGTTTGAAGACTGAAAAAGCTATTAGCCTCTTTCAAGAAATGCTTCATAAGGGATTGAAGCCTGATAAAGTTGGTTACAACCTACTTATAACAGAGCTTCGTCAAGTTGG CTGTCTATCTCCGAATTTATTCACATATTCAGCTTTGATAGATGGGATTTTCAAAAATGGCCACGTTGAAGAGGCAATTGCTCTGCTCCAGTCCCTTGAAAGGGACAAGAAAGAGCTAAATATTGAGGTTTACAGTGTAGTCATTGATGGGTTGTGTAGAGTGGGCAGATTGGAAGCTAGAAAGAAGTTAGATAAACTCTCAGAGAAATATTTGGTTCCTGATGTTGTAACATTTAACATTCTGATCAATGGCATCTGCAAGAAAGAGATGATAATGGAGACTGACATGTTGCTTGTCCAAATGGAAAAGTAG